A section of the Roseivirga sp. BDSF3-8 genome encodes:
- a CDS encoding peptidylprolyl isomerase, with product MKTAEIHTDRGVMKVEFFDKDAPNTVDNFVKLSKEGFYDGLNFHRVIPNFVIQGGCPDGTGAGGPGYSIDCELDGDNQYHDRGVLSMAHAGRNTGGSQFFICHNRDNTQHLDRNHTVFGKVVEGLDVIDDIQQGDKINKIVVNEEA from the coding sequence ATGAAAACAGCAGAGATCCATACTGATAGAGGCGTTATGAAAGTCGAATTCTTTGATAAAGACGCGCCTAACACCGTCGATAACTTTGTGAAGCTTAGCAAAGAAGGCTTCTACGACGGACTAAACTTTCACCGGGTTATCCCTAACTTCGTGATACAGGGTGGCTGTCCTGACGGGACGGGTGCCGGGGGACCTGGCTACTCGATCGATTGTGAGTTAGATGGTGATAACCAGTATCATGATCGCGGCGTACTGAGCATGGCTCATGCGGGGCGGAATACAGGTGGCTCGCAGTTCTTTATCTGCCACAACCGTGACAATACACAGCATCTGGACCGTAACCACACGGTATTTGGTAAGGTAGTGGAAGGTCTGGACGTGATTGACGACATCCAGCAAGGTGATAAGATCAATAAGATCGTTGTAAATGAGGAGGCGTAA
- a CDS encoding aldo/keto reductase yields the protein MKTLEFSNGDKMPAIGLGTWKSAPGEVGKAVLDAIKAGYRHIDCAAIYQNEAEIGEALKEAFDSGLVSRSDLWITSKLWNDSHRKDQVPAAMEKTLKDLKLDYLDLYLMHWPVALKNGVLQPKSADDFLSLDEVPVEETWNAMEALVDKGQARHIGVSNFSENKLRKLTGCCRMRPEMNQVELHPYLQQRGLLDFCRNTGLFMTGYSPLGSKDRSNRKDDEPDLFELPELKEVAKKHDCTVAQVMIAWQVNRGTAVIPKSTNAERIQQNLEAGNIDLDNDDMEKIAKLDKGYRFIDGTFWEKEGNSYTVESLWND from the coding sequence ATGAAGACACTTGAATTCAGTAATGGAGATAAAATGCCGGCCATAGGTCTGGGTACATGGAAGTCAGCACCCGGAGAAGTAGGCAAGGCTGTACTAGATGCTATAAAAGCGGGGTACCGGCACATTGATTGTGCCGCTATCTATCAAAATGAGGCAGAAATAGGTGAAGCTCTGAAGGAGGCCTTTGACAGCGGACTGGTAAGCCGTTCCGATCTGTGGATCACCTCAAAGCTATGGAATGATAGCCACCGTAAGGACCAGGTGCCTGCGGCTATGGAGAAAACCCTCAAAGACCTGAAACTGGACTACCTGGACCTGTACCTGATGCACTGGCCGGTAGCCTTAAAAAATGGCGTACTGCAACCCAAGTCTGCCGACGATTTTTTATCACTGGATGAAGTGCCTGTGGAAGAAACCTGGAATGCCATGGAGGCACTGGTGGATAAGGGGCAGGCCCGGCATATCGGGGTCTCAAATTTCAGCGAAAACAAGCTGCGCAAACTTACCGGCTGCTGCCGCATGCGTCCGGAAATGAATCAGGTGGAACTACACCCCTACCTGCAGCAAAGGGGGCTGCTGGACTTTTGCCGTAATACGGGGCTATTCATGACGGGGTATTCGCCCCTCGGCTCCAAAGACCGCTCTAACCGTAAAGATGATGAGCCGGATCTTTTCGAACTGCCTGAGTTGAAAGAGGTAGCGAAGAAGCATGACTGTACTGTAGCACAGGTAATGATCGCATGGCAGGTAAACAGGGGGACGGCGGTGATCCCTAAGAGTACTAATGCTGAGCGGATTCAGCAAAACCTTGAGGCAGGTAATATAGACCTGGATAATGATGATATGGAAAAGATCGCTAAACTGGATAAAGGCTACCGGTTTATTGATGGTACTTTCTGGGAAAAGGAAGGAAACTCGTACACTGTGGAGAGCCTTTGGAATGACTGA
- a CDS encoding TIGR01777 family oxidoreductase: MLPPKVIIAGGTGFMGTALSRHLTNCRYRIIVLTRRHQTDKEGIRYVKWDGKSTGVWAEHLEGASAVINLCGRSVDCRYTEQNKQAIYNSRIEPTQTLGQAIKACENPPEVWINGSTATYYRHAMDRPMTEEAGERGEGFSVDVATKWEEAFYMPDLPYTRRVALRTAIVMGMEGGALPVMIRLARAGLGGRQGSGRQIVSWVHIEDFCRSVAFLINCKHAEGGYNVASPAPIPNAILMKKLANKFGPGFGLPAPKTLLEFGAYFIRTETELVLKSRWVLPKRLQEEGFTFHHADMDAALSTMTP, from the coding sequence ATGTTACCGCCTAAGGTCATCATTGCAGGAGGTACCGGCTTTATGGGGACAGCCCTGAGCCGGCACCTTACTAACTGCCGATACCGTATCATTGTGCTTACCCGCAGGCACCAGACCGATAAAGAGGGTATCCGCTATGTAAAGTGGGATGGTAAATCGACGGGCGTATGGGCCGAACACCTGGAAGGAGCCAGTGCAGTCATAAATCTATGTGGCCGTTCTGTGGATTGCCGGTATACGGAGCAGAACAAACAGGCCATTTATAACTCACGCATAGAACCCACCCAAACCCTGGGCCAGGCAATAAAAGCCTGCGAAAACCCGCCGGAGGTGTGGATAAATGGCAGTACCGCCACTTACTACCGTCACGCCATGGATCGCCCCATGACAGAGGAGGCGGGTGAAAGAGGAGAGGGTTTTTCGGTAGATGTGGCCACCAAATGGGAAGAGGCATTTTACATGCCTGACCTGCCCTATACACGCCGTGTTGCTTTGCGAACCGCTATAGTAATGGGTATGGAGGGAGGTGCCCTCCCTGTAATGATTCGGCTGGCCAGGGCCGGGCTGGGAGGCCGGCAGGGTAGTGGCAGGCAGATAGTAAGCTGGGTACATATTGAAGATTTTTGCAGAAGTGTGGCCTTTCTTATCAACTGCAAGCATGCAGAGGGCGGCTATAATGTAGCTTCTCCGGCACCTATTCCTAATGCAATACTCATGAAGAAGCTGGCTAATAAATTTGGACCGGGCTTTGGCCTGCCTGCACCAAAAACGTTACTGGAATTTGGCGCCTATTTCATTCGTACCGAAACCGAGCTCGTACTCAAAAGTCGATGGGTATTACCGAAACGCCTGCAAGAAGAAGGGTTTACCTTTCACCATGCCGACATGGATGCTGCATTGAGTACCATGACACCCTGA
- a CDS encoding TonB-dependent receptor has translation MASDFFKPATLCFLALQPLFLLLSGEVWAQSNDCQKDCSCSFTGRVIDKQTGDPLVLATVRVNNDKGATTDENGYFDLSGLCQEEFDLEVSYLGYKKLVHHHHVHHDPPTIFLSPDDQMLESVLVEEKLAISGEMTQSETTLERADPSLVGTVSLGQALKELPGVGTLKTGQNVVKPVVHGLHSNRLVIINNGLRHGNQNWGTEHAPEIDPDMAETFTVVKGAGAVKYGPEALGGVIIVEPPSPDLLGHLHGETELTGYSNGRGLKGRMLLSKGYTDFAWQVQASGVYQGDLETPDYMLTNTGMREQSVGATTVYHKRHFDASLSYSYTGQELGILRGSVTGNLADLGVALESEPPEGTRDFSYEIRNPRQETAHHLVRLSASYDLPKGLLDLTYGFQYNERREFDVRRGTNNERPSIDLALTTHSLDLEWQHPAWQGLSGSVGFQGEYQDNNNIPGTNTIPFVPNYNHTRWGFYVSEAKDFAGFTVEAGVRLDGILSSVRGRDNRNDLYTNDYQYTNISASLGMVKELSSRITYRSHLGLAWRPPSIAELYSFGKHQFVIEYGLWRYRDGITTVFDEDTREVPAEKGYKWVHSLDYENQGWRLGTTVFANYIQDFIYSRPEGITNTVRGAFPYFVYEQTNAVMAGADFSAFYTGVKKRWNHRVLLSLLYGRDVADDAYFVGLPPQRIGYRIQYTLPSLGPLQDLKAGMENEYSFRQFMAPEVIPVERFMGDDAIGTVGSVFDFLEAPDGYLLTDIYISAALRSFEFRFRVENVLNTEYRDYTNRLRYFADEPGRNFLISVFYQF, from the coding sequence ATGGCATCAGATTTTTTTAAACCGGCTACCCTTTGTTTCCTGGCGTTACAACCACTTTTCCTGTTACTTTCGGGTGAGGTATGGGCTCAGTCTAACGACTGCCAAAAGGATTGCTCCTGCTCATTTACCGGTCGCGTGATAGACAAGCAAACAGGTGACCCTCTGGTGCTGGCTACTGTGCGGGTGAATAATGATAAAGGAGCGACTACTGATGAAAACGGCTATTTTGATCTCTCAGGGCTCTGCCAGGAGGAGTTTGATCTTGAGGTAAGTTACCTTGGCTACAAAAAGCTTGTGCATCACCATCATGTGCATCATGATCCCCCTACTATCTTTTTGTCCCCTGATGATCAGATGCTCGAAAGTGTACTGGTGGAGGAAAAGCTTGCTATTTCCGGTGAGATGACCCAATCTGAGACGACACTTGAAAGAGCCGATCCTTCGCTGGTGGGTACGGTGTCACTCGGCCAGGCACTAAAGGAGCTGCCTGGGGTGGGCACGCTGAAGACAGGGCAGAATGTAGTGAAGCCAGTGGTTCACGGGTTACATAGTAATCGCCTGGTAATCATAAATAATGGATTACGCCACGGAAACCAAAACTGGGGCACCGAACACGCGCCGGAAATAGACCCAGATATGGCTGAAACCTTTACTGTGGTCAAGGGTGCCGGAGCTGTTAAGTATGGGCCGGAGGCTCTGGGTGGGGTCATCATTGTAGAGCCACCTTCACCAGACCTTCTGGGGCACCTGCATGGTGAAACGGAGCTTACAGGCTATTCTAATGGCCGTGGTTTAAAAGGACGCATGCTTCTTTCTAAAGGGTATACCGACTTTGCCTGGCAGGTACAAGCTTCAGGGGTATATCAGGGAGACCTGGAGACCCCTGATTATATGCTCACTAACACAGGAATGCGTGAGCAGAGCGTAGGCGCGACTACTGTCTATCACAAGCGACATTTCGATGCCTCTTTATCCTATAGCTATACCGGCCAGGAGCTTGGGATACTGCGTGGTTCTGTGACGGGAAACCTGGCCGACCTGGGGGTGGCTTTGGAGTCCGAGCCACCGGAAGGTACCCGGGACTTTAGCTACGAGATACGGAACCCCAGACAGGAGACGGCCCACCATCTGGTACGCCTGAGTGCCTCATACGACCTGCCAAAGGGGCTTTTGGATCTGACCTACGGCTTTCAGTACAATGAGCGCAGGGAGTTTGACGTACGCCGCGGGACCAATAACGAACGACCGTCTATAGACCTGGCGCTTACCACTCATTCCCTGGATCTGGAATGGCAACATCCCGCCTGGCAAGGCCTAAGCGGTAGCGTAGGTTTTCAGGGTGAGTACCAGGATAATAACAACATTCCCGGTACGAACACAATCCCATTTGTACCAAACTATAATCATACCCGTTGGGGCTTTTATGTGTCTGAAGCAAAGGACTTTGCAGGGTTCACAGTTGAAGCAGGGGTTCGGCTGGATGGTATTCTTTCCAGTGTAAGAGGGCGAGATAATCGTAACGACCTGTATACCAATGATTATCAATATACTAACATATCTGCTTCTTTAGGTATGGTAAAAGAACTGAGCAGTCGTATCACCTACAGGTCTCACCTTGGCCTGGCATGGAGGCCTCCTTCTATTGCCGAGCTGTATAGCTTTGGAAAGCACCAGTTTGTCATAGAGTACGGACTGTGGCGGTATAGGGACGGTATTACCACCGTATTTGATGAGGATACCCGTGAGGTGCCTGCCGAAAAAGGCTACAAGTGGGTGCATTCCCTGGATTATGAAAATCAAGGTTGGAGGCTGGGTACTACCGTTTTTGCTAACTACATACAGGACTTTATTTACAGCAGACCTGAGGGTATTACCAATACTGTACGGGGGGCATTTCCCTACTTTGTATACGAACAGACTAATGCTGTGATGGCCGGGGCTGATTTTTCTGCTTTTTACACAGGGGTGAAAAAGAGGTGGAACCACAGGGTGCTTCTTTCCTTGTTATATGGCCGAGACGTGGCTGATGATGCCTATTTCGTGGGCCTGCCACCGCAGCGCATCGGCTATCGTATACAATATACCCTCCCCTCTTTGGGGCCGCTGCAGGACCTGAAGGCCGGCATGGAAAATGAGTATTCTTTCAGACAGTTTATGGCTCCCGAGGTAATCCCTGTCGAGCGCTTTATGGGAGATGATGCCATAGGCACCGTGGGGTCTGTATTTGATTTTCTAGAGGCTCCTGATGGTTACCTGCTCACCGATATTTACATCTCCGCAGCATTAAGGAGTTTCGAATTTCGCTTTCGAGTGGAAAATGTACTTAATACGGAATACAGGGATTATACGAATCGTCTCCGGTACTTTGCCGATGAGCCGGGTAGAAACTTCCTTATTTCGGTTTTTTATCAGTTTTAG
- a CDS encoding DUF6495 family protein, translating into MKYRRLSKEELEPLEKDFIDFLVVNGITADEWEKMQKETPDKCEQVVDQFSDVVFESIMRKVRYLELRTPTSVKAFQCLPDQIVLVGMDAPEDSGVNFMDETYIASAIRNPPGNLRVYTTTKPYAKDREVELFEMTQKGCTIADGRLFKALCLSLPAK; encoded by the coding sequence ATGAAATACAGGCGCCTGAGTAAAGAAGAGCTGGAACCATTAGAAAAAGATTTTATCGACTTTCTCGTAGTAAATGGCATCACAGCCGATGAGTGGGAGAAAATGCAAAAAGAAACTCCCGATAAATGTGAGCAGGTGGTGGACCAGTTTAGTGATGTTGTCTTCGAGAGCATCATGCGAAAGGTCCGGTACCTGGAGCTGCGAACCCCCACCTCAGTGAAAGCATTCCAGTGCCTGCCTGATCAAATCGTCCTGGTAGGCATGGACGCTCCCGAAGATAGCGGGGTTAACTTTATGGATGAGACCTATATAGCCAGTGCTATCCGGAACCCTCCCGGCAACTTGCGGGTATATACCACCACCAAACCTTATGCAAAAGACCGGGAAGTGGAGTTGTTCGAGATGACTCAAAAGGGGTGTACCATTGCTGACGGTCGTCTGTTTAAAGCATTATGCCTGAGTTTACCTGCTAAATAA
- a CDS encoding APC family permease, whose product MPQSSLERLLGLKEATAIVINRIIGSGIFRTPAPIFAMVGSVALFYEVWIIGAVATLFAAFCYAELVAMLPRSGGPYEYLKEAYGPKVAYLRGWAMFFVSETGAIAAVAIFFSETLSSVLFQTVNPFSVIMLSVAVVWLLSYVNSRGVKLSGALQNIFSLVKVAVLLLVLIACFSDGFMPGSFQYEAEDKGVWGTILAIGAAMRYTFFAYSGWEGATYVAEEVKNPGKNLPASLFIGIGVVLLLYLLVNTGYLNILGAAGVEGADVVAVDALVAALGVAGGAAVGMVIMASTFTNLNSQLFVKSRTWFAMARDGLFFRRLAEVHPRFHTPNKALYAQAFWASVLILFAGFAESAYEMVIDFFSFTSSIFNVLTLLALYVLRKKMPAMPRPYRAWGYPYTLIIVVAIYVAFMIITLITAFWPSMMGIVLTLSGLLFYHRFKGNDLA is encoded by the coding sequence ATGCCCCAGTCTTCTCTCGAGCGACTGCTCGGTCTTAAAGAAGCGACCGCGATTGTCATCAATCGCATTATCGGTTCTGGTATATTCCGTACTCCGGCTCCTATTTTTGCCATGGTGGGATCTGTGGCGCTTTTTTATGAGGTTTGGATCATTGGGGCGGTAGCTACGCTTTTTGCTGCTTTTTGCTATGCTGAGCTGGTAGCGATGCTGCCCCGGTCGGGCGGCCCGTACGAGTACCTGAAGGAGGCCTACGGGCCTAAGGTGGCTTACCTACGTGGCTGGGCTATGTTTTTTGTGTCTGAGACCGGGGCTATAGCCGCGGTAGCTATCTTCTTTTCTGAAACACTAAGTAGTGTGCTGTTTCAAACGGTCAATCCCTTTTCTGTTATTATGCTATCCGTGGCCGTGGTGTGGCTGCTTAGTTACGTGAATAGCCGTGGGGTAAAGCTCAGCGGCGCCCTGCAAAATATATTCAGCCTGGTGAAGGTGGCTGTGCTCTTACTGGTACTTATTGCCTGCTTTTCTGATGGCTTTATGCCGGGGAGCTTCCAGTATGAGGCTGAAGATAAGGGCGTGTGGGGGACAATATTGGCTATAGGGGCTGCGATGCGTTATACCTTTTTTGCCTACAGCGGCTGGGAAGGGGCTACGTATGTGGCTGAGGAGGTAAAAAACCCCGGAAAGAACTTACCTGCCTCACTTTTTATCGGGATAGGCGTGGTGTTGCTGCTTTACTTGCTGGTGAACACAGGGTACCTGAATATACTGGGAGCTGCGGGCGTAGAGGGTGCTGATGTGGTGGCCGTGGATGCGCTGGTGGCTGCCCTGGGCGTGGCTGGCGGGGCGGCAGTGGGCATGGTTATTATGGCGAGTACTTTTACAAACCTTAACAGTCAGCTATTCGTCAAAAGCCGGACGTGGTTTGCGATGGCGCGTGACGGCCTGTTCTTCCGCAGACTGGCGGAGGTTCATCCCCGTTTTCATACTCCTAATAAAGCTCTCTATGCTCAGGCCTTCTGGGCTTCGGTGCTGATCTTGTTTGCCGGCTTTGCGGAGAGTGCTTATGAAATGGTTATTGACTTTTTTTCCTTTACCTCCTCTATATTCAATGTTCTTACCCTGCTGGCGTTGTATGTGTTAAGGAAGAAAATGCCGGCTATGCCGCGTCCTTATCGTGCCTGGGGTTATCCTTATACTCTTATCATTGTGGTGGCTATATACGTGGCCTTCATGATCATAACGCTGATCACTGCTTTCTGGCCTTCTATGATGGGTATCGTACTTACGCTCAGTGGCCTGCTTTTCTATCACAGGTTTAAGGGTAATGACCTTGCCTGA
- a CDS encoding ion channel: MRIIHFILLIPLLFFTTPKVVAIPLQQDSTAETSERRIIPLDSLTGDATWHVGVYHKPPFMIREGEGQWDGIAIRLWEDLAEAINLTYDYREISEDKANEVLASGQADIIPALPVTADASGKTVYTQNYYLSMLGVADSRGKKLSRIAKSLFTWRFFQIVISLSILLAVVGLLIWVVEKKINDKQFGGERSFWHGLGAGFWWAGVTMTTIGYGDKAPVTPLGRVIALLWMLIAMGITASLTAAIVGAVNDSVQGASSIPEDLRGHKTAVIEGSPFATYLDDKNVKLTHYTDIQEALNELNVTNETSFFVHDIAEMRYYVSQMDNVNVRTTATELLPRHYALALPVRHEAYVPHLNKALLEIITRPEWLKEANSFAPNIKNK, encoded by the coding sequence ATGCGAATTATACATTTCATCCTATTAATTCCTTTACTGTTTTTCACCACTCCTAAGGTCGTTGCTATACCACTACAGCAGGACAGTACGGCTGAAACTTCAGAGCGCAGGATTATCCCACTGGATTCACTAACAGGCGATGCCACCTGGCATGTCGGGGTATATCACAAACCGCCCTTTATGATTCGTGAGGGAGAAGGGCAGTGGGATGGAATAGCCATCAGGCTATGGGAAGACCTGGCCGAAGCAATAAACCTTACCTATGACTATCGCGAAATCAGCGAAGACAAGGCAAACGAGGTACTGGCCTCAGGCCAGGCAGATATTATCCCGGCGCTGCCGGTAACTGCTGACGCGTCGGGAAAAACTGTGTATACCCAAAACTATTACCTCAGCATGCTGGGGGTGGCCGATAGCCGCGGTAAGAAGCTGAGCCGTATTGCCAAAAGCCTTTTTACCTGGCGCTTTTTCCAGATAGTAATCAGTCTGAGTATTTTACTGGCAGTGGTCGGCCTTCTTATCTGGGTGGTGGAAAAAAAGATCAATGACAAGCAGTTTGGTGGCGAACGTAGCTTCTGGCACGGCCTGGGAGCGGGCTTTTGGTGGGCAGGGGTTACGATGACCACCATCGGATACGGAGACAAGGCCCCTGTTACCCCTCTGGGTCGTGTAATTGCCCTGCTGTGGATGCTCATTGCCATGGGGATTACGGCAAGCCTTACAGCAGCTATCGTAGGTGCTGTCAACGATAGCGTACAGGGGGCGAGCTCAATCCCTGAAGACCTTAGGGGACACAAAACCGCCGTGATAGAAGGTAGTCCCTTTGCTACCTACCTGGATGATAAAAATGTGAAACTGACCCATTATACAGATATACAGGAAGCCCTTAATGAATTGAATGTAACTAATGAAACCAGTTTCTTCGTGCATGACATAGCAGAGATGCGCTACTACGTAAGCCAGATGGATAATGTAAATGTGCGAACTACAGCAACCGAACTATTACCAAGACACTACGCGCTGGCACTTCCAGTCCGGCATGAGGCATACGTTCCTCACCTTAATAAAGCATTGCTGGAAATTATTACCCGCCCCGAGTGGCTCAAAGAGGCAAATAGTTTTGCTCCGAATATTAAGAATAAATAG
- a CDS encoding glycosyl hydrolase, with product MKRILPYFLLMLVVMVSAITETDAQRRRRSQSSSSGGDMPDSVFNGIKFRSIGPAFMSGRIADLAIDPNDESTWYVAVGSGGVWKTDNAGVTWDDVFADQPSYSIGTITIDPNDSKTIWVGTGEDVGGRHMGFGDGVYLSRDGGNTWKNMGLQDSEHIAQIIVHPENSDVVWVASQGPLWSKGGQRGVYKTTDGGKTWNKTLGDEEWTGVTDLVMDPENPDRMYAATWQHHRTVAAYMGGGPKSGIYRSDDGGETWEEMTKGLPEGNMGKTGLAISPQDHNTIYAAIELDRRTGGVYRSTDGGSTWEKRSDAVSGGTGPHYYQELYASPHHEGTLYLMDASMQISDDGGKTFYRANREHRHGDNHALAFKDSDPDYIMVGTDGGVYESFDLGKNWRFISNLPITQFYKVAVDDAEPFYNIYGGTQDNSTQGGPSRTDNVHGIQNSDWRVVLNWDGHQPATEPGNPDIIYAERQEGTLSRVDITTGEVVDIQPQPAEDEDYERFNWDAPILVSPHSPTTIFFASQRVWKSENRGDEWTAISGDLTRDQERIELPIMGRKQSWDAPWDFFAMSNYNTITSLAESPQQKGLIYAGTDDGLVQVTEDGGQNWRKIEVGSMPGVPSTAFVNDIKADMYDANTVYVALDNHKYGDYKPYLVKSTDKGRSWTSIAGDLPGRTLVWRLVQDHEQPSLMFAGTETGIFFTNNGGTNWTELQGGLPTISFRDLAIQKRENDLVAASFGRGFFILDDYSMLREVTPATLDKEFALFPSRKAWWYVPRSHLSFDDEKGSQGASHFVAPNPDFGAVFTYYLKEGLLSKEEMRQKSEERLSASQNVSFPGYDALSDEANEQGPYIWLTIKDQQGNVVRKINGPVGSGFHRVAWDLRYPSPDMVSLDARGSDDEDEEEEGGMLAAPGTYTVTVSKQVDGAVTQLSEPMEFEVVPLREGALEGSSQEEVASFWREFENTARQVEALQANLEESMKQSRAMLTAMERAAMAPGELDDRLYKLRSDLRELDEQLNGNEAKREVGEKTRPTIGERMFAVYRGISRSTYGPTRTHRQSLDIVQKEMAQISNELEQDREELRQLSADLIAAGAPYVEGLPMFPSR from the coding sequence ATGAAGAGGATTTTACCATATTTTCTATTGATGCTTGTGGTGATGGTCTCAGCGATAACTGAGACTGATGCCCAACGCAGACGACGGTCCCAGTCGTCATCCTCCGGAGGCGACATGCCGGACTCTGTGTTTAACGGGATTAAGTTCAGGAGCATCGGACCGGCTTTTATGTCAGGCCGTATCGCTGACCTGGCGATTGATCCTAACGATGAAAGTACCTGGTATGTGGCTGTGGGGTCCGGCGGCGTCTGGAAAACTGATAACGCCGGTGTAACCTGGGACGATGTATTTGCTGACCAGCCAAGCTATTCTATAGGTACGATAACTATTGACCCTAATGATTCGAAAACAATATGGGTAGGTACCGGCGAAGATGTGGGTGGTCGCCATATGGGCTTCGGTGATGGTGTATACCTGAGCCGTGACGGGGGTAATACCTGGAAGAACATGGGGCTGCAAGACTCTGAGCACATAGCCCAGATCATTGTGCATCCTGAAAACTCCGATGTGGTATGGGTAGCTTCGCAGGGACCGCTATGGAGCAAAGGCGGTCAGCGGGGCGTGTACAAAACGACTGACGGGGGTAAAACCTGGAACAAGACGCTTGGAGACGAAGAGTGGACGGGTGTTACTGACCTGGTAATGGACCCTGAAAATCCTGACAGAATGTATGCGGCTACCTGGCAGCATCACCGTACAGTTGCCGCTTATATGGGTGGCGGCCCTAAGTCGGGTATATACCGTAGTGATGATGGTGGTGAGACGTGGGAGGAAATGACAAAGGGGCTACCTGAAGGCAACATGGGTAAGACGGGTCTGGCAATTTCCCCGCAGGATCACAATACTATCTATGCTGCTATTGAGCTTGACCGCCGCACGGGTGGCGTCTATCGCTCTACAGACGGTGGGTCTACCTGGGAGAAGCGCTCTGACGCTGTATCGGGAGGTACCGGGCCTCACTACTATCAGGAACTTTATGCCTCTCCTCATCATGAAGGTACGCTCTACCTGATGGATGCGTCTATGCAGATATCGGATGACGGAGGTAAGACGTTTTACCGCGCTAACCGTGAGCACCGCCATGGCGATAACCACGCGCTTGCCTTTAAGGATAGCGACCCGGACTACATCATGGTAGGAACTGACGGTGGTGTGTATGAAAGCTTTGATCTGGGTAAGAACTGGCGCTTTATCAGCAACCTGCCTATCACTCAGTTTTACAAAGTAGCTGTGGATGATGCGGAGCCATTTTACAATATATACGGTGGTACGCAGGATAACAGTACGCAGGGTGGCCCGAGCCGTACGGATAATGTGCATGGTATACAGAACAGTGACTGGCGCGTAGTCCTGAACTGGGACGGACACCAGCCTGCGACGGAGCCGGGTAACCCTGATATCATTTATGCTGAAAGACAGGAAGGTACGCTGTCACGGGTGGATATCACCACCGGCGAAGTGGTGGACATACAGCCTCAGCCTGCAGAAGATGAAGATTACGAGCGCTTTAACTGGGATGCGCCTATCCTGGTAAGCCCTCACTCTCCTACTACTATTTTCTTTGCCTCACAGCGTGTGTGGAAGTCTGAGAACCGTGGCGATGAGTGGACTGCTATCTCGGGCGACCTTACGCGTGACCAGGAGCGTATTGAACTGCCTATTATGGGAAGAAAGCAAAGCTGGGATGCTCCCTGGGATTTCTTCGCCATGTCTAACTACAACACTATTACCTCTCTGGCGGAGTCTCCTCAGCAGAAGGGACTTATCTATGCCGGTACGGATGACGGACTGGTACAGGTAACCGAAGATGGTGGCCAGAACTGGCGCAAAATAGAAGTGGGCTCTATGCCTGGGGTGCCTTCTACTGCCTTTGTCAATGACATAAAGGCTGATATGTATGATGCCAACACGGTATATGTGGCGCTGGATAATCATAAGTATGGTGACTATAAGCCTTACCTGGTAAAGAGTACGGATAAGGGCCGTAGCTGGACCTCTATCGCTGGTGACTTGCCAGGCAGAACGCTGGTTTGGCGCCTGGTTCAGGACCATGAGCAGCCCAGTCTGATGTTTGCAGGTACTGAGACGGGTATTTTCTTTACTAATAATGGCGGTACGAACTGGACGGAGCTCCAGGGGGGGCTGCCTACGATTTCATTCCGTGACCTGGCGATCCAGAAAAGAGAGAATGACCTGGTAGCGGCTTCTTTCGGGCGTGGCTTCTTTATACTGGATGATTACAGCATGCTGCGTGAGGTGACGCCGGCTACCCTGGATAAGGAGTTTGCGCTGTTCCCCAGCCGTAAGGCGTGGTGGTATGTGCCTCGCTCTCACCTGAGCTTTGATGATGAAAAAGGAAGCCAGGGAGCTTCGCACTTTGTCGCTCCTAATCCTGATTTTGGTGCCGTATTTACCTATTACCTCAAAGAGGGTCTTCTGTCAAAAGAGGAGATGCGCCAGAAAAGTGAGGAAAGGCTATCTGCTTCACAGAATGTAAGCTTTCCGGGCTACGATGCTCTTAGCGATGAGGCTAACGAGCAGGGGCCTTATATCTGGCTCACTATCAAGGACCAGCAAGGCAACGTAGTACGTAAGATCAATGGCCCTGTTGGCTCAGGCTTCCACCGTGTGGCGTGGGACCTGCGCTACCCCTCTCCTGATATGGTAAGTCTTGACGCACGCGGCTCAGATGATGAGGATGAGGAAGAGGAAGGAGGCATGCTGGCGGCACCGGGTACCTATACCGTGACTGTAAGCAAGCAGGTGGATGGTGCGGTTACTCAGTTAAGCGAGCCTATGGAGTTTGAGGTGGTTCCCCTTAGAGAAGGTGCTCTTGAAGGATCTTCTCAGGAGGAAGTTGCCTCATTCTGGAGGGAGTTTGAGAACACGGCGCGCCAGGTAGAGGCTCTTCAGGCCAATCTTGAGGAGTCTATGAAGCAGAGCCGGGCAATGTTGACGGCGATGGAACGGGCTGCAATGGCACCTGGCGAACTGGATGATCGCCTGTATAAGCTTCGCAGTGATCTGCGTGAACTGGATGAGCAGCTAAATGGTAATGAGGCTAAACGCGAGGTTGGTGAGAAAACCCGGCCGACGATAGGCGAAAGGATGTTTGCGGTATACCGTGGCATCAGTCGCTCCACCTACGGCCCTACCAGGACTCACCGCCAAAGCCTGGACATCGTTCAGAAGGAAATGGCGCAAATAAGCAATGAACTGGAGCAGGACCGTGAAGAACTCAGACAACTGTCTGCAGATCTGATAGCGGCAGGGGCTCCCTATGTAGAGGGACTGCCTATGTTTCCTTCCCGCTGA